GCCGCCGTGGCGGTCGCCCGGCAGGAGGGGGGCGACGCCGCTCGTGGACTGGTCAGCGTGCTGGCGCTGTCTTGACCCCGCCGGCGCCGGGGTCGGGGCCGGGGCCGGTCAGGCCAGCGACAGGAACAGCTTCTCCATGGTTTTGGTGTCCAGCGTGTCCTGTCCGTCGGACTCGACGAGGCATTGTTTGAGGCCGGCGGCGATGACGGCGAATCCGGCGCGGTCGACGGCCCGGCTGACTGCGGCGAGTTGGGTGACGATGTCCTGGCAGTCGCGCCCTTCCTCGATCATCCGTAGCACACCGCCGATCTGGCCCTGGGCGCGGCGCAGCCGGTTGATCACGGCGGTCATCGATTCCGGGGCGATCTCGACCATGGTGGCTCCTTCGGTGGTGGGGGCGGCGTGATGGTGTGCTCGGTGGTCAGGGCGTCGGAGGGGACTGGGTGAGCGAGCCCAGTGCGCTGGTGAGTCGGGCCCGCGCTTCGGTGGCCACCGCCTGCAGGTCGGGGTTGTCGGTGACGCTCACCATGATCGCCGGATCGATGGTCTCCACCCGGGTCCGGTCGCCGGCCACGCTGCGGACCACGACGTTGCAGGGCAGCAGGAGTCCGATGGACGGTTCGGCCAGCAGCGCGGCATGAGCCAGTGGTGGTCGGCATGCACCAAGGATCACCTGGGGTGCGATGTCGGCACCGATTTTCGCCTTCAGGGTGGCCTGCATGTCGATCTCGGTGAGCACGCCGAAACCCTCTGCGGCCAGCGCGTCCCGGGTGGCGCTGAGCACCTGGGCGAACGGCCGGTCGACGGTGACCGCGATCGCGTAGCCGGGCTGGGCCCCGGCGTCGGGGCCGGTCATGCCGACTTCGCCTTGGCTGCGGCGACCTGCGCCCGGACCTGGTCCATGTCCAGGTCACGCACGGCCGCGATGAGGTGGTCGAGGGACTTCGCCGGCAGGGCGCCGGGCTGGGAGAAGACCAGGATGCCGTCCCTGAAGGCCATGAGGGTGGGAATGGACCGGATACCGGCCGCGGCGGCCAGGTTCCGTTCGGTTTCGGTGTCGACCTTGCCGAACACGATGTCCGGGTGGGCCGTCGCGGCCTTCTCGAAGACGGGTGCGAACATCCGGCACGGCCCGCACCAGGAGGCCCAGAAGTCGACCAGGACGATGCCGCCGCCGCTCACCACACCTTCGAACGTGCGGTCGGTCAGCGTTGTCGTTGCCATGTCAGAACGATCCTCTCACGAGTGGAAGTATACCCACAGGGGTATCAACGGGCGTGTCATCCAGATTGTTCCCGGCGCCGAGCACGTGCCGGGTGGGGTATCTGTGGCGGGCCCGGGATACCCCCGGGCGGCGTAGGGTTGGTCGTAGCAACATACCCCGCCGGGTATCAGGTGAGAGGAACGTTGGGTGCTCGAGATGCGTGAGGTGTCGATGACAGAGGTCGAGAAGGCCCGCACAGCAGGGGCCGTGGTGATCGACGTGGGTGACGTCGAGGAGTACGACCGTGGTCATATCCCCGGTGCCGCGTCCCTTCCGTTGGGGGATCTGTCGCGGGACCTGAGCGTGGCCAGTTGCCAGATCCGTCGCGACGCGCCCGTCTTTGTGGTGTGCGCGGCCGGCAACCGCAGTCTGATCGCCGCCGGGATGCTCATGCACGCCGGCTATGACGCCTTCTCGGTGCGCGGCGGCACTCGTGCCTGGGTCAAGGCGGGCAACGCCGTGGTGGGTGGTGACCATGTCCGTTACTGATGTCCCTCGCGTCGGGATCACCGATCAGGACGGCGGCACCGGGGTGACTGTCGTGCCGATCGAGACCCCCACGTTGGGGGACCGCAGCTACCTGGTCCATGACGGGCGGGTCGCCGTGGTGATCGATCCGCAGCGTGACATCGACCGGGTGTTGGACGCCGCCGCCGCTGCCGCCGGCGTGCGGATCACCCACATCTTCGAGACCCATATCCACAACGACTATGTCACCGGCGGGTTGGCCCTGGCCCGGGCCACCGGCGCGGCCTATCACGTGAACGCCGCCGATCCCGTGACCTACGAACGGGTGGCAGTGCGCGACGGCGACGTCATCGGGATCGGGTCGGCCTGGCGGCTGCGGGTGCTGGCCACCCCGGGCCACACCTACACCCACCTGTCCTACGTGCTCGAGGACCACGGCACCGCCACCGCGGTCTTTTCCGGCGGGTCGCTGCTGTTCGGGTCGACCGGCCGGCCGGACCTGCTCGGCCCGGACCACACTCACGACCTGGTGCATCACCAGTACGCCTCGGCCCAACGGCTGGCCACGGAGCTGCCCGAGCAGGCGCAGGTGCTGCCGACCCACGGGTTCGGCAGCTTCTGCTCGTCCACCCAGACCGAGGCCACCGCCTCCACGATCGGGGCCGAGAAGGCCAGCAACCCGGTGCTCACCCTGGACGAAGATCGTTACGTCAGTGAGCTCCTCGCCGGTTTGGATGCCTTCCCGGCCTATTACGCGAAGATGGGTCCGGCGAACACGGCCGGTCCGGCCGCGCCGGATCTGTCCCCGCCGGAGCTTGCCGACGCCCGCCAGTTGCGCCGGCGGTTGGAGCGGGGCGAGTGGCTGGTCGATCTGCGGACCCGCACCGCGTTCGCCGCCGGCCA
This genomic window from Nakamurella multipartita DSM 44233 contains:
- a CDS encoding metal-sensitive transcriptional regulator: MVEIAPESMTAVINRLRRAQGQIGGVLRMIEEGRDCQDIVTQLAAVSRAVDRAGFAVIAAGLKQCLVESDGQDTLDTKTMEKLFLSLA
- a CDS encoding DUF302 domain-containing protein; the protein is MTGPDAGAQPGYAIAVTVDRPFAQVLSATRDALAAEGFGVLTEIDMQATLKAKIGADIAPQVILGACRPPLAHAALLAEPSIGLLLPCNVVVRSVAGDRTRVETIDPAIMVSVTDNPDLQAVATEARARLTSALGSLTQSPPTP
- the trxA gene encoding thioredoxin, coding for MATTTLTDRTFEGVVSGGGIVLVDFWASWCGPCRMFAPVFEKAATAHPDIVFGKVDTETERNLAAAAGIRSIPTLMAFRDGILVFSQPGALPAKSLDHLIAAVRDLDMDQVRAQVAAAKAKSA
- a CDS encoding rhodanese-like domain-containing protein, translating into MREVSMTEVEKARTAGAVVIDVGDVEEYDRGHIPGAASLPLGDLSRDLSVASCQIRRDAPVFVVCAAGNRSLIAAGMLMHAGYDAFSVRGGTRAWVKAGNAVVGGDHVRY
- a CDS encoding MBL fold metallo-hydrolase; translated protein: MSVTDVPRVGITDQDGGTGVTVVPIETPTLGDRSYLVHDGRVAVVIDPQRDIDRVLDAAAAAAGVRITHIFETHIHNDYVTGGLALARATGAAYHVNAADPVTYERVAVRDGDVIGIGSAWRLRVLATPGHTYTHLSYVLEDHGTATAVFSGGSLLFGSTGRPDLLGPDHTHDLVHHQYASAQRLATELPEQAQVLPTHGFGSFCSSTQTEATASTIGAEKASNPVLTLDEDRYVSELLAGLDAFPAYYAKMGPANTAGPAAPDLSPPELADARQLRRRLERGEWLVDLRTRTAFAAGHAPGTLNFGLDGSFATYLGWLIPWGTPVTLLGETADQVAQAQREMVRIGIDRPAAAATGGPRRWTDGPLGTVERATFADLAQVRHHRRVTVLDVRRNLERSESHIDGALHIPLHDLLRRVDEIPAGELWVHCAAGYRASIAASILLARGHQVVAVDDDYTNAAGAGLPVIVGT